The proteins below come from a single Anaerobaca lacustris genomic window:
- a CDS encoding PEGA domain-containing protein: MHVRSVSLFLVAAVAVVLCCGCVERKLTINTEPQGAMVTLNDEQIGVSPVTVSFNWYGDYWVRAGKEGFETLETHRELKAPLHDRFPFDFFTGVLYPGRIVDEYEWTFELSPRQDLTREQLLEQADALRTQLQ, encoded by the coding sequence ATGCACGTGCGTTCCGTATCGCTGTTCCTCGTTGCCGCTGTGGCGGTTGTGCTGTGCTGCGGCTGCGTGGAACGAAAATTGACGATCAACACCGAGCCTCAGGGCGCGATGGTAACGCTCAACGACGAGCAGATCGGCGTCTCGCCGGTGACCGTGTCATTCAACTGGTACGGGGATTACTGGGTCCGCGCCGGCAAGGAAGGCTTCGAGACGCTCGAGACGCATCGCGAGCTGAAGGCCCCTCTGCACGACCGCTTTCCATTCGATTTCTTCACAGGCGTGCTCTACCCCGGCCGAATCGTCGACGAATACGAATGGACCTTCGAACTATCCCCCCGTCAGGACCTCACCCGAGAGCAACTGCTCGAACAGGCCGACGCCCTCCGAACGCAACTCCAGTAG
- a CDS encoding DUF4405 domain-containing protein — MTDLRKKDIATSLTAFLFLVVGVSGILMFFHVLDEYTQTVHEVLGLAFVLASVFHIYVNWKPMKRYFTKTRFLISGIVVLVMSLILVFLGKDHKDTEDVIIDSLLKSPISNSFVVLNEDYEKTKTKLEKTGIVIDGSTTIEEIGENNGISSQRIVEAIMRR, encoded by the coding sequence ATGACGGACCTAAGAAAGAAAGATATAGCTACATCATTAACAGCTTTTCTATTTCTCGTTGTAGGCGTGTCGGGCATATTGATGTTCTTTCATGTTCTTGATGAATATACACAAACCGTCCATGAGGTACTTGGGTTAGCTTTTGTATTGGCTTCAGTGTTTCATATATATGTGAACTGGAAACCAATGAAGAGATATTTTACAAAAACACGGTTTTTAATATCGGGAATAGTCGTACTTGTTATGTCACTCATCCTGGTATTTCTTGGCAAGGATCACAAAGACACAGAAGATGTCATTATTGATTCACTTCTGAAGTCCCCTATCTCAAATTCGTTCGTTGTATTGAACGAGGACTATGAAAAGACAAAGACGAAACTTGAGAAGACCGGCATAGTTATCGACGGTTCGACTACAATAGAAGAAATAGGCGAGAATAATGGGATATCGTCACAAAGAATAGTGGAAGCCATCATGCGAAGATGA
- a CDS encoding DUF262 domain-containing protein translates to MDEMSSVDQIDEPIDDNALDSLDEGELNASSDQKITLDKADRSLSELHRWHKSGRIIIDPEWQRNYVWDKTRAAKLIESFLLDIPVPVIYLAKTEEGKYEVIDGLQRLTSVFDYFDNHYQLSRLDILSDLNGKRFKELPEKSQHKLEDCVLRSFELSSSASPDIHFIVFERLNTGGVKLNDMEIRNCLYRGSLNDLIKELAANDNFRNCLRQSNSEKRMQDRALVLRFLAFYERTHHKCQAGLKKFLNEFLDTYKNAGPDKIDEYRKVFEKSMKACLTVFGEQGFRLKSEITKPNSKSSGEWASRPNAAIFQVLSTSFANHDLGQVTRSADAVYEEYLDLIHKDTQWVDRVRRATGESTRLSYTFDIWYSRLSAVLDSNAVPNDGKRVFTQQLKREMFESNPTCALCRQKIRLIDDAALDHTDQYWRGGQTIPENAQIVHRLCNLQKG, encoded by the coding sequence ATGGATGAAATGAGTTCGGTAGATCAGATAGACGAGCCTATCGACGACAATGCTCTCGACTCCCTTGATGAAGGCGAGTTGAATGCATCTTCAGATCAGAAGATAACCCTCGACAAGGCGGATCGAAGCCTTTCCGAACTCCATCGTTGGCACAAGTCGGGTCGAATCATAATTGATCCCGAGTGGCAACGGAACTATGTGTGGGACAAGACTCGTGCCGCCAAACTGATTGAGTCCTTTCTTCTGGATATTCCAGTTCCGGTCATCTATCTCGCCAAGACAGAAGAAGGGAAGTACGAAGTTATTGACGGCTTGCAGCGGTTGACCTCTGTATTCGACTACTTCGACAATCACTATCAACTGTCTCGGCTGGATATATTGTCGGACTTGAACGGCAAACGCTTCAAGGAGCTTCCGGAAAAGTCCCAGCACAAGCTGGAAGATTGCGTTCTTCGATCTTTCGAGCTTTCCAGTTCAGCCAGTCCGGACATCCATTTCATCGTGTTTGAGCGCCTGAATACTGGCGGGGTCAAGCTCAATGACATGGAAATCAGAAACTGTCTCTATCGTGGCTCTCTCAATGACCTCATTAAGGAACTGGCAGCAAATGACAATTTCAGAAATTGTTTGCGACAAAGCAACTCTGAGAAGCGGATGCAGGATCGCGCCCTTGTGCTCCGGTTCTTGGCCTTCTACGAGAGAACACACCACAAGTGCCAAGCTGGGTTGAAGAAATTCCTTAACGAGTTCCTGGACACGTATAAGAATGCAGGCCCAGACAAGATAGATGAATACAGGAAGGTATTCGAAAAATCGATGAAGGCTTGTCTCACTGTGTTCGGCGAACAAGGTTTCCGCCTGAAGAGCGAGATCACGAAACCCAACTCAAAGAGTTCTGGAGAATGGGCATCCCGCCCCAATGCCGCTATCTTCCAGGTCTTATCGACCTCATTTGCGAATCATGACTTAGGGCAAGTCACAAGGTCTGCCGATGCCGTCTACGAAGAGTACCTCGATCTCATTCATAAGGACACGCAGTGGGTTGATCGCGTCAGGCGAGCAACCGGCGAATCTACACGTTTGAGTTACACCTTCGATATATGGTACAGCCGTTTGTCGGCAGTCCTCGACTCCAACGCCGTCCCAAATGACGGCAAGCGTGTATTCACACAACAACTGAAGCGCGAAATGTTCGAATCGAATCCTACATGCGCACTCTGTAGACAGAAGATTCGCTTGATTGACGATGCTGCCCTTGACCACACAGACCAATACTGGCGAGGCGGGCAGACGATTCCAGAAAATGCTCAGATTGTGCATCGTCTATGTAATCTTCAAAAAGGATAG
- a CDS encoding YdeI/OmpD-associated family protein, producing the protein MKDDPLVFENRAAFKKWLVKNHQNSSGVWLVFGKDGKLKTLSANEALEEALCFGWIDGLLQSLGAETYRKRFTPRRKGSVWSERNRKLAQKLIEEGAMTAAGHAAIARAQEGGTWDRPKPAPISEAQVEILTEALSATGNALTNFQKMSPSVRRTYTGFYLAAKNEDTRKKRLERIIERLKENKKPM; encoded by the coding sequence ATGAAAGACGATCCGTTGGTGTTTGAGAATCGAGCGGCATTCAAGAAGTGGCTCGTCAAGAACCATCAGAATAGCTCCGGCGTCTGGCTGGTCTTCGGAAAAGACGGCAAATTGAAGACACTTTCAGCCAATGAAGCCCTGGAAGAAGCGTTGTGTTTTGGCTGGATCGACGGCCTGCTTCAAAGCCTCGGGGCCGAGACATATCGTAAGAGGTTCACGCCCCGAAGAAAGGGCAGTGTCTGGTCTGAGCGTAACCGGAAACTGGCTCAGAAGTTGATTGAAGAGGGCGCCATGACGGCGGCGGGCCACGCTGCGATTGCCCGAGCCCAGGAGGGTGGCACATGGGATCGGCCCAAGCCGGCGCCCATTTCGGAGGCGCAAGTTGAAATCCTGACCGAGGCATTGTCTGCAACCGGCAACGCCCTGACGAATTTCCAGAAGATGTCCCCTTCTGTCAGAAGAACCTACACGGGGTTTTATCTGGCAGCCAAGAATGAAGACACCCGAAAGAAGCGGCTTGAGCGAATCATCGAGCGGCTCAAGGAAAACAAGAAGCCGATGTGA